The Musa acuminata AAA Group cultivar baxijiao chromosome BXJ2-5, Cavendish_Baxijiao_AAA, whole genome shotgun sequence genomic interval ATTACTGGCCGTACTGAACCATACCAGATGGTATTGCAAATCTTGATATATATCATCAGTAAGAAAATGTGTTGGTTTCATCTGCTCTCAATAGAGTTCGACTCTTGAAGACTTAGTCTGTTTCTGATCGTATGTATAAAAGATCCATCTATTTCATAATAGATGCTTGCTCCTGCATGTTGACTCCTTTGGCCACAGATCTTTCTGCTCAGCTTGGGCCCTGATTTCCTTTTCCTTGTGTGGAGATAGTGTCCCTATGATGTTTCTATTtttctatatatttatatacttgGTTTTGTGCCTCAAATGAGTTATGAAGTAGAATTGAATTGATATTAGCATGCATCTCTGCAGGTACTCTGCCACCAAAACCATGGGAGCTAGCGGGGACTACATCTGGTCCTGCACCGTTCAAGCCCCCATCTTCTGGTAGTACTAGTGATGTTGTGGAAGCATCTGGTACTGCAAAGCCAGGTGAAATTGTTCCAACCGCCGACAGGAATGTAACTGCTAACACAACTACCCTTGCAAGGCCTGTTCCTCCAAGGCCCTGGCAGAATTATGGAACTAGTTATGGAGGTAACCTGTTTGGACCTCTTTGGAACTCCTAACCTCCAGCAGTGTCATCATGGTGCTGAAGCTTCCGTTTCTAATGCAGGTTATGGTTCAAACATGTATAATTCAGGCTATGGTTCAGGCATGTATGGGGGTCTTGGAGGGTCATACGGTGGTGGCTTGTATGGTAATAATATGTACTCAGGGTACGGTGGTGGCTTTCATGGAGGTTCTGGAATGTATGGGGGTAGCATGTACAATAGTGGCCTTGGTGGCCCCATGAGTGGTTATGGGATGGGCATGGGAGGCCCGTATGGTAATCAAGATCCAAATAATCCATATGGTCCTCCATCCTCGCCACCGGGCTTCTGGATGTCCTTTCTCCGGGTGGTAAGTTGTTATTTTCGGAGCAAACTGCTTAATGAAAATTGTTatttgttttctccttttttttgcctATTTATACCGTGTATTTTTGGATAACTTTTGCATAATTGTGTGAGACTCATTTCATCCTTGTTCTATTTCGGACCTGATTGTGTCCTTTTGTTCTATTTTGAAACATTGTTCATAGATGCAAGGTGTGGTGAATTTCTTTGGTCGAATCTCTATTCTTATCGATCAGAACACTCAGGCTTTTCACATGTTCATGACTGCTCTCCTCCAGGTTAGCTTTCGTGGTCACTCCTGTCATCATCTTTACTCTTTCAGAAAGCTTGGATGATTCATCATCACTGTTCAATATCTGTTTCAGCTTTTTGATCGTTCGGGAATGCTATATGGTGAGCTTGCAAGATTTGTTCTAAGGATTCTGGGCATCCGGACAAGGTCTAGGAAACAGCAGCAGCTCGGACCTGGCGAACTCCCTGCTCCTGCCGGGCAGCAGTACCTCGAGGGACCAAAAGCTCCATCCGGGGCATGGGACAGTGTTTGGGGCAACGATGTCAAGGGATCTGATTAAGACCAATCCAAATTCATCAAGTCAAGAATATGGAAAACCAAATAACGGACACAAGAATATGGCCAACATGATCACATTAGCTCTGTTAAAGAGCACGTTCTTATTATCTTCATGTGGGTAATGGGCAGTGGCTATGTCTCACTCTCTCTAGTCTGTGGCATATAAGGTGTGTCTAAGCATCGATAAGTTGTTCTATAATGAAGGATGATTCCGGATTTA includes:
- the LOC103983526 gene encoding peroxisomal membrane protein 13 is translated as MGSNSSPPGTLPPKPWELAGTTSGPAPFKPPSSGSTSDVVEASGTAKPGEIVPTADRNVTANTTTLARPVPPRPWQNYGTSYGGYGSNMYNSGYGSGMYGGLGGSYGGGLYGNNMYSGYGGGFHGGSGMYGGSMYNSGLGGPMSGYGMGMGGPYGNQDPNNPYGPPSSPPGFWMSFLRVMQGVVNFFGRISILIDQNTQAFHMFMTALLQLFDRSGMLYGELARFVLRILGIRTRSRKQQQLGPGELPAPAGQQYLEGPKAPSGAWDSVWGNDVKGSD